From the Anas platyrhynchos isolate ZD024472 breed Pekin duck chromosome 37, IASCAAS_PekinDuck_T2T, whole genome shotgun sequence genome, the window tctaattccacacaattggctccagagtcccagcaccggagcagccaggtgacaagctgctcacctatacagtgaccaaaatcttttcgcacatctcgtagctcgcgctcgtttaggcttcgggtagttactgttgctttttcggcatcctcatcttcctcctcctgaatccttgatggcccagcgtcgtcatcatcttcgtcatctctatacttagttttggcagaagccttacctggattggcagaagactctctgcgttctaaacgacttgaatttctataccatattttcaccttctctacaggggcagcttgcactgctactgctcgtttctctgactttgttacagggtctgccacaggggttggaatgccctctgcagggtcaacttgcactgctacagctcgtttctctgaccccgttacagggattggaataccctctgcagggtcaacctgcactgctacagctcgtttccctgacacggccacaggagctggagcagttgcaggaaccggagctgtagtggctacaggagctggagctggagcggcttcaggagctggagctggagcagcttcaggagctgggactggagcagttgcaggaactgggactggagtagcggcaggagctggagctggagcggctgcaggagctgggattggagtagcggcaggagctggagctggagcagttgcaggagctggagctggagcggctgcaggagctgggattggagtagcggcaggagctggagctggagcggcttcaggagctgtaattggggcggctgcaggaactggagctggagtgactgcaggagctggaactggagtgactgcaggaaccggagctggagcggctgcagtaaccggagctggagcggctgcaggaaccggagctggagcggctgcaggaaccggagctggagtggctgcaggagctgggactagagtggctgcaggaaccggagctggagcggctgcaggaaccggagctggagcggctgcaggaaccggatctggagtggctgcaggagctgggactggagtgcctgcaggaaccggatctggagcggctgcaggaaccggatctggagcggctgccgagtccaccgtaggggtcacagtggccgttggatctgtcacagggcttggagtggccgcagggtctgtcactaagttgatagcagtatcaatggcagctcgataggcatgagccaggccccagcacgttacaatgatttgtgttactttggaactgccagcatcatgacacctttttttcaagcattctgccagtttttgaggattttgccattgctcaggggtgaatttccaacacactgggggtgccaactgctctagatgcctgcccatatccacccatactccctgccacccacaactatcctgcctccgggcagatctccagatgagctccccaagtagttgtttaactttaagcagaatctgaagtgcattcatgaggcagaacaacaagactatggtattccgagtatcccaataatattcaatatcttggagagctattttgacaagctcaggggataagagggtggtgaaggaggaaggcagatatcttgagggagaaggcagagtgatccaggaggatacaggggtggtgaaggagaaagggagagtaatcaagtaagaaaaattatcttccccttttccctccacagactgactctctaatggagaaaaacaataggtataattgctaatagttcccaagatactgtttccaaagtacagagtccacgatgttactgagtatgaataccaagttagagtcatgaccagatatcttatcgtctcataagccattgctataatactcagtaccataatgatctgaaaccagggcccagagaggataaacaacactacagagagaaaatacggaaaataatgtactataatactcaatttggaaaacaggcgcagcagagttgagattaaagcaatcagcatcatgacaagtgactattaagcaggtctaatccttacaccaattttagtttaacacactctgatcagatctgccgttatctcaacctttcgggccccacgttgggcgccaaaaaggctgtcgtggtttaacccggccggcagctaaacaccacgcagccgttcgctcaccctcccccctccctctctgggacgggggagagaaatggagagtgaagcccgtgagttgagataaagacagtttaataagacaggaaaataataataacaaaataataataacaataataataataatgatacaatggtgataatacgaaagtaatagtatgtacaaacaagtgatgcacaatgcaattgctcaccacccgctgaccgatgcccagcctaaccccgagcagtccggccccctccccccggctagccacccctatatattgtttagcatgacgtcagatggtatggaatacccctttggctagtttgggtcacctgtcctgggtctgtcccctcccagctcttactgcacccccagcctgcccgttggcaggacagagcaaaaggctgagatgtccttggcttagtataagcactgctctgcaacaattaaagcattggggtgttatcagcactcttctcatcctaagccaaaacacagcattccaccagctactaggaagaaaattaattctgtgctaactgaaaccaggacaagtggTAACAACTAAACCTAAAAATGTCTCTACAGTAATATTACATAATACAGCgttcagacttttttttgtaCCTGCAAGTAAGGTTAGGGTCGACATTCCTTGACAGCAGTAGTTCCACAGTCTTCAAGATGTTTTCCTCTGAAGCATGAGCAGCACACGCTGCCATCAGCACTGTGTACTTGTCTGTTTGGAAACTTACAGTTAGAAAATTGCATACACCAACACTACGCTAGTCCAAAAGTTCCTTTAAAAGCCTTTACATTTGCTAGAGTTGTTTATCAGGTGCTGATAACTAAGATTTAAGAAACTTGTAAAGGTAAGAAACTTGTTTTTCCTCCACTAAAAGTCACTAGAATTATCAGGTAAGATGAAGGCATCtaaaaagagaagacaaagaCAGGAGTGAATGAGACTAGTAGAGCATCTACCACTACTGAAGGTGAGGATGCTTGCTTAGGTAGTGAACAAAAAACCTGCAGGAGCTTAAATTTAGGTATCTGTTTCTAAAATCTTGGTCCACACCATGAGATTCAATCCCTGTTCCTCCCTACCTCGCCCCAAAACACAGCCAAATGAAGAAACATCTTACTGAAGTTAACtgcaacagttaaaaaaaaaaaaaaagtgcatgcaactattttttaaaaaacacatagCAGCATCACTTGTAGGGAGAACAGGGGTCCATACAAAGGACAGTTCAAGTAACAAGGCTTTATTAAAGggatgaaggaaaagaaaaccagttTACAAACCTAGACTACTATTGTGCAGTACTGGCAAGAAGAAGATGGCAAAAGGAGGTATGTTCCTTAGATCCACATCCACAATACGTAAAAAAATCATCATGAGGAACCGGTGTGTttctctgctccagctccaaAGGCAGCTGAGTGTTACGTGCCACCTTTACTCATGGATCAGAACTGCACACCACTGCTGTTCGCCCACAGAACAGGGGAGatctttcctatttttctccTACGGGTATGTGGAAAACATCACACCTCAAGGACCTTAGCAAGCTCTTTGGCTTAGAAGACTGTCATTTGAACAACTGCCCACTTCGCTTATTGCACAAACTTACATACAAGCTCAAACATGCCTTCAGCAATTTAACAAGTATAATTTTAACTGTACATACTTCAGACCGATCCTTGAAGTGTTACAACATATTTTCTACCTTTCTTATCGAAATCTTAGGACTGCGTATGCACTAGTACCTTTATTCTTCAGAAGAGATCAgatattttttgcatttaaactTGAGAAGTTTATATACTTCACCCCAATCTGCTCCACTTTCTTTGCTTCTCCCAACTTCTCGTCTTTGACTTCTCCAACTTACGACCTTAGATTTGTGTTTAAATTCACCTAGGCTTTTATAGACCAACCTGCAACTTTCAACCTTCTCATACAGAAGTTGTAGAACGCATAAATCAGTGTATTCAATGAAAAAGTAAGTTTCATAGAGTCACTTAAACTCCTTAACCGTAAGTAATTAGCTTTCcagtaaataatttaattcactAACAGATTCTTGCTCTAAACATTTAAACTGGTCATAATAATAACATGCACTGAAAGCTGGCTGGACTTTGAACAAAAGATAGCAATAAACATCATTGATCTGGGAATTACATTTAAGAAGAAACTGTAGTTATATTTATATTCCATAGTTAAAATAGTGATAAAGGGTGGGAAGTTGATTTCTGCTGGCCTACCTACAGGTCATACATaagcagaagaagaaacacCTCAGAACACTCAGCTTTCtcttctgcacagaaaaaatgGTAAGAGACTGGTAAAAGATTAGTCTGTGGTCAGGCTAGCTgaaaagaacacacacacagaagagaCAGTGAATTTACTCCTTCAAGATGCTACATTCTGATGCCACCACACAGCAAATGCTACCATTAGTTCCTCATTCTTCATGGCTATCAAAGTTCATTCTACTATTAGGGTAAAATTAAGCGAGCAGCTTACAAAGAAGAACTGAAACGTGACAAACAGTGATtaacagcagagctgttgttAGGATTATAAGGTTCTAACATTACTAGTACGGGATCACTCGCGTGATTGCCAGCTCGTACAGAACAACCAGGACTGATGACATTTAGTGCCACTTAGGGATGGCATAGCTGTACTGAACACATTTGGCTTGACCTGAATCAATCGCTTGCAAGACTGCTCCTGGCTGGACAATGCTCAGCTGTGCCCTAGCTACTATTTCGCTATACGAACCAGCAAGGAAACAAGCTGAGAAACCTGGTCCCAGCAAGGTGCCACTTTGGGCAAACACAACTGGTCACAGGGTGAAAAAATGCCATGCACGTTGGTTAACTGGATGGCTGAAAATGCTGCCCACAGAAGTTTCTGTCCAATTTTACAGCTCTCTACAACCATAAACACGGAACAAGCATGAACTGTAGCAGCCACATGCAAGTCCTCTGACACTGGCTAAGGACAGTAATTTGAAGGCTTACCTGTCCTTGGTGCAGGCAATCTACTCTTATCTCAGACTGATCAGCTCCTAAGAAGTTCAAGAAAATTTCAGAGTCCTGATTTGTACCACCTGCACTGCAGTCTACTACTTCTATTACAAATACTTGCAGTCTACTGGAAAATAAGAGTACCATTTTTATGTACTTCATAGTAACACGTTTCGTCAGTTTCTTCTGTATTACAATGTCTTTTCTAGAGCTCGGCTAAGTTTTCCAACATaacaaagcagaaggaaaacactACAGTCGAAGCAGGAGAGAGTTATTAATGAGCTATAAAAACTGAGAGAGGAACTAGTAGTATTGATAAGTTCCATTAAACTCTTGCCAAAACCCCAGATTTGGCAACACACTGAAGAGTAATTTTCACTTAATATAAAACTTTTGCTCTAGTTTCATAGAAGTCTACAGTAGTTTCCCATCAACTGGACAGCTACTCCTGCAAGCACATTATTTCTTCAGTTCATGCCAGAGGAAGGGAATTACTCTTTGTCACCATCTTGCAGACCTGACATGTGACCTACTCTTCTGATTGTTAGGGTGTAgtcatttaaaatataacaatcaAAACCCATCATTAACCTAAAACCTAGTGCTTATTTATTACTTTGGTCTGAAACGAGATACACTGCGATCACACGAGCAGGTCAGCTGGCACGTTTGAAGGCTAACAACGAGGGACTGgagagcagaaagcaaacaacTGCAGCGGGAGAAGCATCAACCAAGGCCTTAAAGATGAATCTATTGCACATAACCAACTGGAAAGCTGAACAAAGGAGTAacattttataggaaaaaagcACTTCTGTTAGATTTAGAAGGGATGAAACAA encodes:
- the LOC140001126 gene encoding uncharacterized protein; amino-acid sequence: MMLIALISTLLRLFSKLSIIVHYFPYFLSVVLFILSGPWFQIIMVLSIIAMAYETIRYLVMTLTWYSYSVTSWTLYFGNSILGTISNYTYCFSPLESQSVEGKGEDNFSYLITLPFSFTTPVSSWITLPSPSRYLPSSFTTLLSPELVKIALQDIEYYWDTRNTIVLLFCLMNALQILLKVKQLLGELIWRSARRQDSCGWQGVWVDMGRHLEQLAPPVCWKFTPEQWQNPQKLAECLKKRCHDAGSSKVTQIIVTCWGLAHAYRAAIDTAINLVTDPAATPSPVTDPTATVTPTVDSAAAPDPVPAAAPDPVPAGTPVPAPAATPDPVPAAAPAPVPAAAPAPVPAATLVPAPAATPAPVPAAAPAPVPAAAPAPVTAAAPAPVPAVTPVPAPAVTPAPVPAAAPITAPEAAPAPAPAATPIPAPAAAPAPAPATAPAPAPAATPIPAPAAAPAPAPAATPVPVPATAPVPAPEAAPAPAPEAAPAPAPVATTAPVPATAPAPVAVSGKRAVAVQVDPAEGIPIPVTGSEKRAVAVQVDPAEGIPTPVADPVTKSEKRAVAVQAAPVEKVKIWYRNSSRLERRESSANPGKASAKTKYRDDEDDDDAGPSRIQEEEDEDAEKATVTTRSLNERELRDVRKDFGHCIGEQLVTWLLRCWDSGANCVELDGREARRLGSLARDAGIDKAIADGAQSTSLWRRLLSAVRERYPFKEDILCLPGKWTTMEKGIQYLRELAVREVIYEDPDLRQTSKDPDEVKCTRPMWRKFVRSAPSSYASSLAIMAWKEDEEPTVDEAAKQLRQYEESLSSSLQACVSAVEKLSEKVHQLEENLLSSPPEPTSAHRPKENTWEKLSEKVHQLEERLFSSAPVQSSVSAVRGRRSPTQGRRYGGYSPRATLWFYLRDHGEDMRKWDGKSTATLEARVRELQKKTVRKKGFSEKFAAPTSSRQSFKHRNEEDSDQD